TCCTTTAAATGTAAGGTTCTGGCATGGGCATCAAACACTCCATTGGAAGTTCATTAACCCATGGAGGTGTATTGAGATACCTTCTCAGCTTGAAGGAACAATGCAGAGAAGTTCTATATAATCACCTTTTGtattggctactttttgtgtccCGTTATTTCTCTGGTCTTTGTATTGTACAGGGctttttattaaaggaacacattgccttggagcGGATGAGTTGGTCCattaaaagtgtttgtaaccgtttgttataaaacgcatatggttagaaagatgttttaaaagtagaatacaatcatccacacacatttgcctcgaaattgtgtggttttcttcttactttgcgaactaacacagtcggccatttatgggagtcaaaaatttgactcccgtaaatTGCTGGCCGTGTTTGTCGCcgaggtgaaaggaaaaccacgcaatttcgagtgatacttgtgtggatcattgtattctactttatataacatctttccaaccatgcatttcataacaaacggtaacaaccgcttttcaaagaccaactcgaccgatccaaggcaaggtgttcctttaagttacaGTGAGGCCATTCATGCAGTTCAGTTAGCCTTGACTTGAGATATAGTGTATACtgtaggagtgcactgtttggtttgggtgtatacagacaagtTTACACAAACCTAATAGTGCTGcttcaaaaaggctaatggagGTCAGGTTGGTTCCAAGGTCAAGGTAAACTCAGTTGTGATTCACTGATGGATTTTCCAATTTACAGAGTCCTTATGAAAATGGTAAATGAACTATACAAGtcttggtaagacactgttgtagaataggagactttccaacgctaggtggcagcagacataccgggtaagtttccattgtttacgtagttctgaacatgcgcataattctgagaacaatggatttacccggtaagtctgctgccctctatcgtcccagaaagtctcccattgcaaaggttgtgggttcatatcccaccagagtaataatATATGCCCTgtggtttttttcacagagcttgggaaagtaccgagtatacagtgccaacacttGTTGGTGTattagggtaaaaccaaaatcaatgaACTACAGGTCACTAAAAGGGTTGTAATAGTGGCGCTGTTTGCCTTCAAGTTCAAAAACCTTTGATGACGTTTGGTTCAAACAATATGTTTGAACCAAACAGTTCGATGATGTCATGTTTCAGATACTCTCTGAAAAGGTATTAAATAAGATGATATAAACACTGTTTGATTGTGCGGTTGTTAAAAGTTATCTGCAATGATGACGTTTCGAGCATCAAACTAATCATAATGTTGGTTTAGAAATCCTGTCTAAGTGCAcacaaatcttgctaagcagaagtaGGTTACCTGCCAACCTGTTTGCACTGTTGTACAGCTGTGGTGTCCTGTCGACATTTAAGTCTTAGCAATTATTTTCTAGTCAACATTTTTGGTTTTGGGCATCATTTGGTCTCACAAGAGGTTATTATCTCTGCTTTGTTATTAAACCTTTGGACTTCAGAGTCTAATATTGTGAAGttatacaataataaaaaagataAGATAGCTGGCTTCCATCCATTTGAACTGCCCTTGATTTAGTATGAAGTTCTTatagtttaaacaaaaacaacttcatGTGCTGTACAGACATTTGCTTTTTCAGctacctgttttttttcttttagaaggagaaacaaattattatattcacaaagttttcctgttttttctttgaaatttagAACTTCAATTAATTCAGGGGGAGAATGAGTGGGCGTGTCGGAGACTTAAGTCCAAAGCAGGAGGAGACCTTGAAATTGGTAAGTGTTTgtctttatgtttttttttttaattcttttttaatCTTCTGACAATACTAGTCCAGGGTAATATAATTTTCTTCTGTTGTTAGTATTTATAGAGTGATGCGGTGGAATCTTCTGCCAACATGCTATCAATTTGGAGCAAACACTAGGGCACACCACTGCACTTTCttgcaagacaagttctctacGAAACTGGTTTCTTATTTCTGACAAGGAATACCAAAATAAGAACCTGTCTACACATTGACCAAAGACACAGTGGGACTATGAGCTTAGTCCAGCAATTTCAGCAATAGGCAAGAATGCcccaaccaatcaatcaatcataaataGTTTATGAAGTGCCTATATTAATCCAAGGTTTGCacaaaggcgctgaggcacagaagaaataaataagtcaTTGATGGTACTGGTAGGTCTCCTAAAAACAAATTGGCTTTCAGAAGTTTCTTGAACGTATTGAATGATGTTGTGTTGAGGTTTTTTCTTCAGATCATTAGTTTGAACGTTATCATTTATATACATTCCCTTAAAGTTCAGCAAATAAGATGTAAAGGACGAAAGACATTTGTGAAGGTtctgagtgaaaaaaaaaaatcaaaaaaatctggtTCAGTGACAGTTCCGAGCTACAAGAATTTTAGaactgggcccaacttcataaggCTGCTTAGGCACAAAAACTAATTAAGCACAATTAAACTATGCTTAGCAGAGTTACCAGCCAAGTTGCCTTGTCACATGCACCATCCTTGATTTTGATCCTGCTAAATAAGTTTTGATcagcagaattttgttttagtgcTGCTTAACCGGCCATATTGAAATTTGTACTTGAACAAGCTTATTTGTACAGAGATTCATCGGAAATTGAAAATTACATGAAAcctataataacaaaattataaaaaaatcttttttgtaTCCATATATTTCTCTTACTTAGTTCCGGGAGAAAGTGTCTGATATTCTTCCGCAAATTGAGGATGACGATCACAATCTTCTTCGCTGGCTTCgaggtttgttttgaaaaaaaaacttcattaaTTTTCGGTTGAATAAAGAAAACTTTACTAGAGGGGATTTGAACCTATGACTTCCAGATtaatcaggcatgatatttttcctaTTTATTAAGTCTGATTTCCCATTTGTTTGGCACTaagaaaaattagtaaaactgTTTCTAAATAGCTTGTATGTCAGCCCTTGTCTCAATCAACTTTTGCTACTTTTCCCCAAGGAGCCAAGTATCAAGCCTGAATTATGTGCTGATGTTCAGCTATCTTGTGGTGGTCTCCCTATCTTGTCAATATGTATGTTTGGGGGTGTCCTTCAAAGAAGCAATTCAAAACTTTAACCTGTGTCATCCATGTGAAGTGTgttcacaatttgtttaaagtgcaaaaacaaacaaaaacttaatcTGGTTGTCCTGTTACACAGGCTCCACTTATTACTCTTTATCAGTGTTATTGTGATAAAAATAAAGgaatgtaaataattattgattTAATCTGCACTACTCTTTGATCTTTACAATGAGCCACAGAGCCAGCAgatgatttcaccaaactcttcctaacttaggattaatcttaggacaaTTTTTAACATCTATGGTGTAGAACTTAAAAGTTCtttatccatagacgttaggatgcattgaacctataagtaaggacgagtttctcttcctaactcgagatgaatcctagtgttttgtgaaatcagctgctggaAATAACGCAggcaatgaaagaaaaaataatgtgaTATACTGAAAGAAGATTTTACTGTtaaatttttcttcttcactttttgatttgaagaaatgggcccatctcaaaacttgttgtaaattgtatttatgtgaaaaaaaagatgacaaaatattataaaaactatattttttttaaataaagggaattaatttttttcttaaacagacgggaattattactattattatttttcagcCAGGTCCTTCAATCTTGAAAAGGCTGACAGTATGTTGCGCAATGTaagtttatgaaattaggcaactttaaaaatctcaaaaaattagtttgtgattttgttgtgaACAGTCTTATTATAGGTCTACACCTGGCCtgaaattttgtgtgtgtggtggAATTGTCATAATGTGCTTCACAAAAATAAATTCCCAAAGAATTAGACTCAAGGGCAAATTACTTCAGGGCTCTAATTAAGAGGGAAATCCTCAAGACTGCATGACTTGTACATGTTGCCTTGAAACTTTACTGGACCATATTTATTTCTATACAAgatcagaatcaaaatgagagaaaagctttttttttggggggggggggcggtgaacaaagaaaaaattactagagttggattcgaaccaatgaccttcgGATTAActtgccagcgctctaccaactgagctatgcagtctccctattttgtcaatatctttgacaacaaattttCTCAGTGAAATGTTTCCCTCTATACATAATTAAgacatattttgagaaaaaaatgattTCTGAAAccctatttgaaaaaaaacacagcagCTGATTTTGGTTTAGGACAATGTATTTACATACTGAAAATTGTGTAcgtttttttattactattttccCCTGACTCACACAATGGATTAAGCCCAaagtttccacaggtttgttatttaatgtgtATGCATGGTTGGTCACGAAAGATATTAACACCGTCTGCGACTATTTGGTCAGCTACCAATCCTGTAGTGTaagttcaaaataataaaaataagcaaatcttttgtaatttattttacacCCACAGCATGTGAATTTCTGCAAAGAATGGAACATTGATTACATCAGGAATGAATGGAAAGCTCCTGAGGTAAAGTGATTAGGgtgatcaaaacaaaatacaccccaactttttttttgctgggggggggggattcttTACAGAGATCCGGTGTTATAGGACACATCTCATAACGAAACATTTGTCGTATTATGCTGTACAAAAAAGAATCACAGGAACTGAAATTAAGGGCCAACATCAGCGCTCTAATCTGAAGGACCTGTACATGTTGATCGGAAATTTTACTTGAATGACCagattaatttttttacaaaaccagaATCAATTCCATCTATACCTTCTTCCACCAAACCCAATCTGAATAGCGCCCCCGGTGGAATTTGAACCGGGGCCCCATTGGTAAAAGGAAGGCAAGATACCACAACACCAACCTGACCTGTGtctgttctaaaaaaaaatgccacTGAATGATGAAATGAGTGATTTTAGGTTAAGTTTAAAACAACCATGGAGTCAGATGCAGTGAAAACCTTGTGTCGGGTCGATTTCCCAAAGATAGGCCTTActtataggactagtcccaggagtttctaaaaacttaaggcatagtcccaagttaggacgagtaactcgtccttactcgactAGTCTTtattctttgtgaaattaacCCCAGAGGTCGattttctaacttaggactagtcctaggagttactAAAAACTTAAGGCATAGTgccaagttaagacgagtaacccgtcctaactcgagataaaaaTAAtcttgactctttgtgaaatccacctcggGGGTCAATTTTCTAACTCAGGACTAGTTCTAGGAGTTACTAAAAAGCTTAAGGCATAGTgccaagataagactagtcttaactctttgtgaaatccaccccaggtcttgGAGAAATACATGATCGGGGGTCTATTTGGAGAGGACAAAGAGGGCAGACCTGTGTACTACGAAGCTTACGGCAGAATCGACTGTAAAGGTATCATCTATTCTAGTACCCAGGCGGACATCATGAAGAACGAACTACGGACATGTGAAGCTATCTTACAGAGATTCAGGGAACAGACGGAAAAGGTATAAGGGGAAAAGTACAACTTGTACTGGGCTTAATTTCATGAGGCTgttaggcagaaaatactgcttagcaagtcCCTGCTTAACAATAATGACAAGGATGTATCAGTTACATCTGGTTAGCATAGTTTTAGTTTGCTTAGcttaagctgttaagcaggaaatactgcatagcaaatatctttgctaagcaaaaactgagTGGGGCAACAGATTAAGCAAAACCTTGAAACTTGAACCTTGAAATTTTCACAGCACGGTCGTAGAATCGACGATCTGGATCAAGTGGGGCTTGGACATCTATGGATGCCTGTCCTTGATGTCTACTTTGAGGTACTTGACCTTGAACCTTGAACGTTAAACCTTGAACCTTTTCACAGCATGGTCGTAGAATCGACCATGGTCATAGAATCGACGATCTGACCATGGTCGTAGAATCGACGATCTGACCATGATCCTTGACCTGGGTCAGGTGGGGCTTGGACATCTATGGATGCCCTTCCTTAATGTCTACTTTGAGGTACTCAACCTTGAACCTTAACCTTTAACCTTGAACCTTTTACAGCATGGTCGTAGAATCGACCATGGTCGTAGAATCGACGATCTGACCATGGTCGTAGAATCGACGATCTGACCATGATCCTTGACCTGGATCAGGTGGGGCTTGGACATCTATGGATGCCCTTCCTTAATGTCTACTTTGAGGTACTCAACCTTGAACCTTAACCTTTAACCTTGAACCTTTTACAGCATGGTCGTAGAATCGACCATGGTCGTAGAATCGACGATCTGACCATGGTCGTAGAATCGACGATCTGACCATGATCCTTGACCTGGATAAGGTGGGGCTTGGACATCTATTGATGCCCTTCCTTAATGTCTACTTTGAGGTACTCAACCTTGAACCTTAACCTTTAACCTTGAACCTTTTACAGCATGGTCGTAGAATCGACGATCTGACCATGATCCTTGACCTGGATCAGGTGGGGCTTGGACATCTATGGATGCCCTTCCTTAACGTCTACTTTGAGGTACTCAACCTTGAACCTTAACCTTTAACCTTGAACCTTTTACAGCATGGTCGTAGAATCGACGATCTGACCATGATCCTTGACCTGGATCAGGTGGGCGTTGGACACCTATGGATGCCCTTCCTTAATGTCTACTTTGAGGTACTCAACCAGTTTGAAGCCAACTATCCAGAGACACTCAAACGGTGTATTGTCATCAATGGTATGGATTCTTTACTTTCATGATTagcctaggcccaatttcatagagctgcttatgcacaaaACTAGCTGAGCATACCAAAAAAATATCCCACaatggttgtttttttgtgctttattGCTCTTTATTTGCAAAGGCTGTTTTTCTTAAAGATGATATTATTTTACCTCAGCAAGAACTGATTCTCAGCATGATTGGTTgcgattaatttgttttaaaagattatATTAGGTTATTATATAGGTTCTGCAGGTATTTtgtcatgaaaaagaaaatcattttgggttgaacaattAACTAAAGTCACCGGAGCAGGACTTCAAACTTGACTGTTGttggtgccagtcagaagctttACAACCTGTTACTTTCTATAGCCAGGTACCACACCCAAGTTTGGGATACAACCTGGGTAGCGGCATCAAAGGGGAGGGATGCAAATTTGAATTCAagtaaataaaccacaagggaaacttaaCTGGCTAAATTCTTAAGTAATTTACTACTGGAAAATAGTAAATTGGCAAACTCATTTATTGATGTCTCAGGCCTTTTCTACATCATTGTAAAAATTATCATCATTTTCCGtatttgtaagttttttgtgAGTTTTTATTACATTGTACTTTTGAAGGGCACTCTAtcggtggatatgtgcgcataataagtgtttttcagaaattgttAAAGAAATCTTTCCTTGGTACTACAGCTCCCTCCATGGTGTCCGTTGGTTACAACCTCTTCAAGCCATTTCTCAGTGTTGATACAAGATCCAAAGTCAAATTTTGTGGAGGTAAGGTACATTAATTTGTTAAGCGTTATTGTTATAGTTATCTCCCGGtgatgaaaccaaggatgccttcAAAGTGAACTCCACATCTTTGTAGCTTGGAAGCCTCAAAAATTCTGTAGACTCACCAGTGACATCCATATCATATACCCTAAAATATCtcaatttaatatttaaaaatcaaatttggggtTGGGTAGGACCgatgtaaaaacaattttgaagaatttttttttttcatttttgtaacaTTGACTTCTGAGTGGTCACTTAAATCCCCTATTCTTTATTAGCTCTAACGATTGATTGAGTCAAAAGTGTTGAACTGAAAACTAATATTCCATGACGCTTAGGGTTTTCTTACATGCACTAATCTATTGAATTGTATTTAATTGAAAACTACTATTCCAtgacgttaaaggaacacgttgccttggatcggacgagttggtctataaaaagcgtttgtaaccgtttgttataaaatgcatatggttagaaagatattgtaaaagtataatacaatgatctacacaaatatgcgtcgaaattgtgtggttttctttttacctcgtcgactaacacggtcggccatttatgagagtcaaaattttgactcccataaatggccgaccgtgatagttcgcgacgtaaaaggaaaaccgtgcaattttgagtgatacttgtgtggatcattatgttctacttttaaaacatctttctaaccataatgcatttcataacaaacggtttcaaacgctttaaatagaccaactcgtccgatccaaggcaacgtgttcctttaagggtttTCTTACATGTGCTATGGTGCATGCAGGGGTCCTAGGGCATAAATGTTCAATCGATAGGACTATTAGCAAAGTTGTTGTGAAGAATCTTGCACAATGACAGATAACCAGCCAGGCTAGGGTTGAATGACCTGTCAGCCATGATGCTCCAAAAcaaacagcagcaacaacaacaacctttATATTGACTTATGAAACAGAAATAACTCCTAGTATTGTTCAACTTGGAGAATGTACAACCAttgactgtacagcgctttgaaacagtgccaatgcgctttataaattcttTTAAGTTCAGTTAAGTTTTgttaaaactaaatattttagCAGGAATAATTTTTGTTAGCACTGcaggaaaaaaacccactttaaggaaaaaaaaccacaaaaatccTGGCAAATTTTGTTTCATAGGAATTGTTAAAAAAGAGgtttgtgtgaaaggacaacaatctTTTTAGATTCCTTGACAAATTTACTAAAACATTTGTAGTAGGTATGaacctacaaaaaaaaagttgcgCCACAATCTTGACTTTTTAAATAGGAATACTAATTCCTTCTTGTTtctcccctgagttattttcttcttaaatGTTTGATTCTTTAGCCCCTTAATACCAAGAGTggcctttagccttgtttgTGTCGAACTtgctttaattatttaattaaataaataataaattacagtttgttatttgtttccaTCACGTTGTTGTTTACAGGTAATTACCAAAGTAAACTACTGGAGTTTATTAACCCAGACCAGTTACCAAAGCATTATGGAGGCACAGCTGTACATGATGGGGACCCAAAGTGTAGTGCAAAGGTACCGCTTAAATACCTaccttgtttattttatttatttattttttcaaaatagctgggagcaattttttttcttttccgaaaTTGTTTTGAACCACCCACCTCAAACTGACACACACAGGCTTCTTTAGATAAGAtatacactgaagaacaaaTAATTGTGGTTAAAAGTTTCAAACACCAGTCGtttttcaatggcttttcctggcttaaacaaacaactttgtagtttAGACAGGAATGATGACGAAACCTGGCCAGCTGGGTAATTTTTCATCATCTtgcttgtttggttttttttaaatacataaacTGTTTCGATGTTGAGTTATTTCCTTTGACTTACAATTtcgagagagaaaacaaaatcaaaattatttgaaatcaactattctgaatggccccttactctgaaacccccccccccaccaaattGGCAACACAGTggtattttcttcttttgttttccctaATTTCAAAATCTATTTAAGCCATCTTTATCAATTGAACAAAGAGGTTTGGGATTTATCTGCTGAGCCTCAATCCCCAGGCCCCTGGGAAAATCATCAGACCAAATTGGTTTCCAAGTGAATGTCAAACAGGACTAGGTATAAGGCCAAATAATGAACAAatatgtttagcgtccccgcccgcttccttttaaGAGAAGAAATAGCAACAAGATTTACAACGTTGGAATATTGCAACTGGTTTGCAAAAAAAAGCATGAAAGGTTTCAAAGGGGTTCAAGCGTAACATTAAGTACATTTACCACTCATCTAAAGCTAGACTTCATCAAATCTGCAAAAACTTTTTGACTTTTTGTCCATTATGGGTTGAGGAGATAAAGTCatgtgaatgaaaaaaaaaaaatcaaactcccTCCAGTTATTTCTTCTGTTTTGAACCTcaaatcaatttaaattttcCCGGTCTCTTGTGGTTAATATTTGAtatctaaaataaacaaatagaagatgaatttttaaaaatcttaacAAATTGAGGGTCCTAGGCTGCCGTGATGATCCCTGCGTGGCTACATAGCAGTAAACAGTTATATTGATTCTAAACCttcgaacaaagatattgacaaatatgGAAACAGCCCACACAGGACTGGATAGATCAGTTGGTATAGTGTCGGCATCCCTCACAGGAGGTTGTTGATTCAAATCTCgccattttttttcccccgttCGACTTCAAACTATAATATTTTCATCCATCGTTTCTTTTCTTCAGATTCGATCTGGAGGAAAGATACCCAAGTCCTACTACTTGAAAGAGCAGCATTTATCGGGCTCCAGTAACCTTAAGAAGGTTACCGTAGGGTACGGTGCTAAGCTGGAACTACCATTTGAGGTGACTGAACCGTCCTCTGGCCTTCGGTATGTTTTTAGTCTTGGTGCTACGGTCTCTAAAGACCCTGGACCAACTTCTTCAagcagaaaaatactgcttgacaaatttctatgcttagcaaaaattgagttggcaccagccaaaacaatgcaaacttaatgtaattggAATACTTGGGTCATGATGGTGCTTTATCTAGCCTTATAATGGTGTTAAACATTATCTCTCTGTTAACATtatggattttttgtttttcctcagCTGGGAGTTTCTGACAGAAAAAGACGACATTGGATTCGGAGTCTACCGTAAGGAAACCTCACCAGACGGCAAAAGCAAATTGGTTGAAGTCATCGCAACTTCTCGT
Above is a genomic segment from Asterias rubens chromosome 5, eAstRub1.3, whole genome shotgun sequence containing:
- the LOC117290681 gene encoding SEC14-like protein 2 — its product is MSGRVGDLSPKQEETLKLFREKVSDILPQIEDDDHNLLRWLRARSFNLEKADSMLRNHVNFCKEWNIDYIRNEWKAPEVLEKYMIGGLFGEDKEGRPVYYEAYGRIDCKGIIYSSTQADIMKNELRTCEAILQRFREQTEKHGRRIDDLTMILDLDQVGVGHLWMPFLNVYFEVLNQFEANYPETLKRCIVINAPSMVSVGYNLFKPFLSVDTRSKVKFCGGNYQSKLLEFINPDQLPKHYGGTAVHDGDPKCSAKIRSGGKIPKSYYLKEQHLSGSSNLKKVTVGYGAKLELPFEVTEPSSGLRWEFLTEKDDIGFGVYRKETSPDGKSKLVEVIATSRFSCHMVPESGVMECDQVGTYVAVFDNSFSWVKSKKLHYSVDILPPDTQSTSDL